In the Arthrobacter sp. Soc17.1.1.1 genome, CGCCCCGGATCAGCCGCTGTGGCCGCCCACCGACGGCGCGTTCCGCCGGTCCGAGGTGACAGCCGTCCTCGGCCGCGGCGACGCGACCTGGCAGCGGGCCGGTTCCGAGGTGCTGCGGTGGACGGTGAAGACCCGGAGCGGCTTCTCCGTGAGCAGCCCCCGGCCGGTCGTCCCGGGAGAACGGCTCACCGTGACCGCGGCCCTCCTCGGCCTGACCGTCGCGGAACCGGTCGAGGTGGTCGCGGTCGTGGAGCAGCCGGAACGGATCGGCTTCTCCTACCGGACGCGGCCGGGCCATCCTGTGCGCGGGGAAGAGGCGTTCATCGTGCATCGCGACGGTGACACGGTGCTCATCACGGTCCGATCACTCACCCGTGCCGCGTCATCGCAGCCGTGGCGGGCGCTCTTCCCACTGATCCTCGTGGCCCAGCGCATCGTGCGCAGGCGGTACCTGCGCGCGTTGCAGCAGTAGCCTGGTCTCCCGCAGCAGCACGCCGGGGTGGGGACGTCCGCACCTAGCCGCGGATCGCCAGGCCGAGCGGTTCCGTGACCATCGGTCCGCCGCACGCCGCCGACCCTCCGACCCGCTCCCAGGCCAGGTCCGCCGTCGCCTCGGCGAGCACGGTGGAGTCCGCCGCGAAGGCCCGGATGGTGACGGTGTCGGGCGTGGACATGCCGACCTGCACCCTCCAGCGCCCCGCCCCGTCGGGCTCCGCCCGGTAGTACGGTGCCTCGGGGTCGTGCGGCGACGCCGGGGCCGCCGGGGCCGCCGAGGGGAGGGTGGAGGGCGGGAGGGCAGGCGTCGCGAGGGACGGCGGTGGGGGTGGGCTGTCGTCGGGAGGCGCCGGCGGGGCGGCCGGGGTGGAGCAGCCGAGATCGTCGCAGAGCTCCACCCAGGCGACCCGCTCGACGTCGTCGGCGGAACCGTCCAGCCTGATCTCGACCGCGTTGATCCAGCCGATCGCCGGGCAGGCCTGCCCGGCGAACGGCTCACAGCCGGTCAGCAACACCGCGAGCACCGCACCGCCCAGCACCGCGATTCCCGACCGTGTCCGTGCACCGGAGGCATTCATGAGCCGACCCTGCCATGCCTCCGGGCGGGGAGACAGGGGCGGAGGGTGCCACGGCGCGACCGTTACGGGTCCGCAACGGTTCCCGTGCGCCGACCGGTCACGGAGCGTGGCCGGGCGGCGCTGTGGGGCCGGGCGCGCTCAGCCTTCGGAGGGGGGTGAGTAGAGCTGGAGGTCGTTGCCCTCGCTGTCCTTGAACGGCAGGATCCGCCCCCACGCGTACTCGCTGATCTCGCCCTCGATGGACGCGCCGCCGCGGGTCGAGATACGCTCCAGCTCCTCCTCGATGGTGCCCTCGGGCTCGAAGCTGATGACGGCGCCGCCGCCCTGCCCGCCGTGCGTGTCCTCGCGGCCGTTGAGGCCGATCGTCAGCCCGCCGGCGTCCACCACGGACCAGTCCTCCTGCTCCATGGTGACCTCCAGTCCCAGGGTGTCCCGGTAGAACGCGAGGGCCCTGCCCATATCCTCGACCGGCACCCAGACTGTCGCTACTCCCTTGGCCATGACACTCCTTCCGCGGACCCCGTGCGGGTCCGATGCTGTGGCGGGCCCCGGCCGGGGTCCGTCCCGTCGAACGCTACCGGCAGCACTCCGGGGCGGGTCGCGGCGCCGTCGCCCCTTGACGCGCACGGCGGGGTGCTGTCCCTCCTGGTGCGGTGCGGTGCGCGGTGCGCGGTGCGGCGCGGGGTGTCCGGGGGTCACCGGCCCGGTGCGGGTCCCGGTGCGTCGCGGAGAGGACGGAGGGCAGGAGCGAGGAGCACGCTGACGACGAACAGCCCGACCAGCGGCCAGAAGGCCGTGAGGATGTCGAAACCCGAGGCGAGGAACCCGATGAGGGGCGGGCTCACGAGGTTGGCGATGTACCCGAGGCTCCCCACGACCGACACCCGTGCGGCACCACCGGGCCCCTCCGCCGCGGCGGACATGCCGAGCGGGAATCCCATGGAGACGCCGACGGACCACAGGACGATGCCCGCGACGCCGGGCGCCGTCCCCAGATCGAGCACCATGAGGAGGACGCCGGCGGCACCGAGGCCCATCGTCACCCGGATCACGCGGACCCGGCCGAAGCGGTCCACCAGGGGGCCGCCGGCCACCCGGATCACCACCTGTGCCGCGGCGTAGACGCCCACCACCCCCGCAGCGAAGGCGTCGGGCTGGCCGAACGCATCACGCACCGCGACGCTCAGCCAGCTGTTCGCGGCCCCCTCGCCGAACTCGGCGGCGAACATGACGGCACCGATGGCGACGAGCCGCGGATCGAGGACGGACCCGGCGCGGCGTCGCAGCCCGGAGGTGGTCCCGTAGCGCCGGCGCAGTCCGCGCGAACCCGCAGGTACCGCCCGTACCATCAGGACGCCGGCCACCAGCACGATCAGGGCCAGCGCGATCAGCTGGACCGACGGCGCCACCCCGGCCGCCGCACAGACGGCGCCGACCCCCGCCCCGACGACGGCGCCCGCGGGCCACGCGGCGTGGAGGAGCGGCAGCAGGGAGCGGTGGGCGAGCCGCTCGACGGCGGCCCCGTCGATGTTGATGAGGATGTCGGTCGCGCCCACGCCGAACCCGGCGATCCCGAGTCCGGCGAAGAAGACCGGGACGCTCGCGGCGCCTGCGCCGCCACCCGCCACGATCATCCCGACGCTCATCGCGACGACCGTGACGAGCAGAGCCGTCCGGGCGCCGAGCAGCCGGAGCAGCGCGGGTGCGCCGACGAGGCCGACGGCCGAACCGATGGTGGGTGCCAGGAGGACGAGCCCGAGCTGCGCGTTGTCGAGGGCGAGGTCCTCGCGAAGGGCCGGCAGGCGCGTCGCCCAGCTGGAGAGGGCGAAGCCGCCGAGGGCGAAGGCGACCAGCAGCGCATTCCGCCACTGCCGCACCCCGCGCCGGCTCGCCTCCCTCCCCGGCACCGTGGTCCTACCGGGGCCGGGCGCCCGCGTGCTCCCGCGCCAGGTCGGCCAGGGAGTCGTCGAGGCCGGCGCCGTCGAAGGCGCCGAACCTGCGCTCGGCGGCGGTGCGCAGGAGGAAGTCGGCGATCGCCGGGTTCTTCGGCAGCAGCGAGCCGTGCAGGTAGCTCGCCACGATGTTCCGGTACCGCGCCCCCTCGTGCTTCTCGTGCGCGTTGTTGCCGGCGCCCTTCACCACCGTTGCCAGGGGCTTGAGTCCGGCGCCGAGGAAGGTCTGGCCGCTGTGGTTCTCGTAGCCGTGGATCTCCCCGAACTCCTCGCTGGTCGCCACGACGTTGCCGATCAGGCGCTCCGTCCCGCCCCGGGTCTCGAGGTCCAGGACGCCGATACCCGGGATCACGGTGCCGTCATGCGTGCGGAAGACGTTGCCGAACAGCTGGTACAGCCCGCAGATGAGCAGCATGGGCGTGCCGCCCTCGGCCAGGTCGCGGAGTCTCGGGGCGATGGCCTGGAGGTCGTCCTGGATGACCACCTGGCCGCTGTCCTGGCCGCCGCCACCGATGATGATGTCGACATCGTCCGGGAACGCATCGCCGGCGTTGTGCTCGAGGATCTCCGCGCCGTAGCCGCGCCACGCGAGGCGGCGCTTGAGGACGAGCACGTTGCCGTAGTCGCCGTAGATGTTCATCTCCCGCGGGTACAGCTGCAGGATGCGCAGGGTCCCCTTCGAGGGATCGGTGGGTGCCTCGCTCAGGGCGCCGGCGGAGGGGGCGTCGCTCATCAGGAGACAACCTCGACCTTCGTGATCTTGGAGAGCTCGCGGCGGACCGCGAGCATGGCCGTGTACGTGCAGAAGATCCGCTTGGGCCGGCCCTCGGACCCCCGGACGAACTGCTTCAGTGCCTCGGTGATGTCGGGCTCGACGACGCCCACCCGGACGTCGTCGTACTTCAGCCGCAGCGCCATGTCGTAGGCGCGGACGCCGCTCACCATCTCCACGCCGCCGAGGCCGAGCGAATCGAAGTCGACGTCCCACAGCCAGGACATGTCACGGCCGTCGGCGTAGTTGTCGTTGATCGCGATCATCGTCGCGCAGCCCGCGGGGTCGAAGGACTTCAGGCCGAGGCGGAAGCCGCTGGGGTTCTTGACGAGCACCAGCTCGAGCGCCTGGCCGTCGACCACGAGGCTCTCGCCGCGCCCGAAGGCGGGCTCCACGGCGGCCAGGGAGGAGAAGAGCCGCGCGGTGTCCGCCGCGCCGCCGAGGACGGCGCGCGCCGCCGCGAGAGCGGCCGCGGCGTTGAAGATGTTGTAGACGCCGCGCAGGCGCAGATCCGTGTGCGTCGTGGTGCCGTCCACCTCGAAGGATGCCGCGTTGCCGTCCACCGAGCGCAGGACGACGTCGGCCGCCAGCGCGGAGGCGGGCGCCGTGCCCGCGGCGCCGCGCAGTTCGTCGTCGTTCGGGAAGGTGCTCCGCAGCGAGGCGTCGAGGCCGAAGTAGGTCACCTGCGTGGTCGGGAGGGACGCGGCGAGGCCCGCCACGCGCGGGTCCTCCCGGTTCAGCACGACCGTCCCCGTGGTCGCCAGCGCGATGCGCTCGAGCAGGCGCGTGGTCGCGTCGATCTCGCCGAAGCGGTCGAGCTGGTCGCGGAGCACGTTCAGGAGGAGCGCGTAGCGCGGCGGGACGAGCTTCACGAAGTGCACGGCGTGCGCCTCGTCGAGCTCGAGGACGGCGACGTCGGCGTCGAGACGGCCGCGCCAGTCGACGTCGCCGAGGAGGGCCGCGGCCACGCCGCGCGTGAAGTTGCTGCCCGTGCGGTTGGTGAACACCTTCAGGCCCTGACCCTCGAGCAGTTCCACCACCATCTTGGTGGTGGTGGTCTTGCCGTTCGTACCGCTGACCACGAGCACGCCGTACGGGAGGGTGGACAGCGCGCGGCCCATGAAGCGGGGGTCGAGGCGCTCGACCACGAGGCCGGGCAGCGCGGAGCCGCCGCCGCGCAGGCGCGAGGCGATGCGCACGGCCTTGCCCACGAGGACTGGAAGGGGATTCATGCCTCCAAATTATCGCAGGCGTGCGCGTCCTCCCGGGACGCGGCGGCGAGGCGCTGCTCACGCCGGTCCGCCCGGGCACCGCCGTACGGGCGGGAACGGCCTAGAATCGGGGGATGACCTCCCCGTTCCCGTCGGTGTCCCCGCGCACGCCCGGCGCCCCGGATGCAGCCGGTCCGGCCGCCGAGGCGGCGGTCCCCGCCCCAACGCAGCGCGCCGTCGTCGGTGTACTCGCCGTGCAGGGCGACGTGCGCGAGCACATCGCCACCATCGAGTCCCTCGGCGCCCGCGCCGTCCCCGTGCGGCGGCCCTCGGAGCTCGCCGCGGTCGACGGTCTGATCCTCCCCGGCGGCGAATCCACCACGATGGACAAGCTGACCCGCACCTTCGGGCTCGCCGGACCCCTTCGCGAGCTAATCGCCGGCGGGCTGCCCGTCTACGGATCGTGCGCCGGCATGATCCTGCTCTCCGACGTGATCGCCGATCCGTCGACCGACCGGGACGGCAACCCCCAGCAGACCCTCGGCGGGCTGGACATGGTGGTGCGGCGCAACGCCTTCGGCCGCCAGCGCGAATCCTTCGAGACCGACCTCGCGTTCGCGGGCCTCGCGACGACCGGCCCGGTCGCCGGGGAGGATCCCGTGCGCGCCGTGTTCATCCGCGCACCCTGGGTGGAGAAGGTGGGCGCCGACGTCGAGGTGCTGGCCCAGGTGCCGGCCGCCGAGACGCCGCAGGCGGGTCCGTCCGGCGGTGTCCACGACCGCGATCCACAGGGTGCCGGTGCGTCCGGAGCGGACTTGGAACCGGTCGCTAGAATTGTCGCAGTGCGTTCAGGGAACCTGCTGGCCACGAGTTTCCACCCGGAGGTCACGGGTGAGCGGCGGGTCCACGAACTCTTTATCCGGATGATCAGAGGAGAAGCGTAAGCATGTCGGGGCACTCCAAATGGGCAACAACCAAGCACAAGAAAGCTGCGATCGACGCCAAGCGCGCGAAGTCCTTCGCCAAGCTGATCAAGAACATCGAGGTCGCTGCGCGGGCCGGCGGTGCCGACGTCGCGGGTAACCCCGGCCTCGAACTGGCCGTCTCGAAGGCCAAGAAGACGTCCGTG is a window encoding:
- a CDS encoding DUF1990 family protein, with product MGRPEATTAPDQPLWPPTDGAFRRSEVTAVLGRGDATWQRAGSEVLRWTVKTRSGFSVSSPRPVVPGERLTVTAALLGLTVAEPVEVVAVVEQPERIGFSYRTRPGHPVRGEEAFIVHRDGDTVLITVRSLTRAASSQPWRALFPLILVAQRIVRRRYLRALQQ
- a CDS encoding VOC family protein, whose translation is MAKGVATVWVPVEDMGRALAFYRDTLGLEVTMEQEDWSVVDAGGLTIGLNGREDTHGGQGGGAVISFEPEGTIEEELERISTRGGASIEGEISEYAWGRILPFKDSEGNDLQLYSPPSEG
- a CDS encoding MFS transporter — translated: MPGREASRRGVRQWRNALLVAFALGGFALSSWATRLPALREDLALDNAQLGLVLLAPTIGSAVGLVGAPALLRLLGARTALLVTVVAMSVGMIVAGGGAGAASVPVFFAGLGIAGFGVGATDILINIDGAAVERLAHRSLLPLLHAAWPAGAVVGAGVGAVCAAAGVAPSVQLIALALIVLVAGVLMVRAVPAGSRGLRRRYGTTSGLRRRAGSVLDPRLVAIGAVMFAAEFGEGAANSWLSVAVRDAFGQPDAFAAGVVGVYAAAQVVIRVAGGPLVDRFGRVRVIRVTMGLGAAGVLLMVLDLGTAPGVAGIVLWSVGVSMGFPLGMSAAAEGPGGAARVSVVGSLGYIANLVSPPLIGFLASGFDILTAFWPLVGLFVVSVLLAPALRPLRDAPGPAPGR
- a CDS encoding type 1 glutamine amidotransferase, which codes for MSDAPSAGALSEAPTDPSKGTLRILQLYPREMNIYGDYGNVLVLKRRLAWRGYGAEILEHNAGDAFPDDVDIIIGGGGQDSGQVVIQDDLQAIAPRLRDLAEGGTPMLLICGLYQLFGNVFRTHDGTVIPGIGVLDLETRGGTERLIGNVVATSEEFGEIHGYENHSGQTFLGAGLKPLATVVKGAGNNAHEKHEGARYRNIVASYLHGSLLPKNPAIADFLLRTAAERRFGAFDGAGLDDSLADLAREHAGARPR
- a CDS encoding MurT ligase domain-containing protein translates to MNPLPVLVGKAVRIASRLRGGGSALPGLVVERLDPRFMGRALSTLPYGVLVVSGTNGKTTTTKMVVELLEGQGLKVFTNRTGSNFTRGVAAALLGDVDWRGRLDADVAVLELDEAHAVHFVKLVPPRYALLLNVLRDQLDRFGEIDATTRLLERIALATTGTVVLNREDPRVAGLAASLPTTQVTYFGLDASLRSTFPNDDELRGAAGTAPASALAADVVLRSVDGNAASFEVDGTTTHTDLRLRGVYNIFNAAAALAAARAVLGGAADTARLFSSLAAVEPAFGRGESLVVDGQALELVLVKNPSGFRLGLKSFDPAGCATMIAINDNYADGRDMSWLWDVDFDSLGLGGVEMVSGVRAYDMALRLKYDDVRVGVVEPDITEALKQFVRGSEGRPKRIFCTYTAMLAVRRELSKITKVEVVS
- the pdxT gene encoding pyridoxal 5'-phosphate synthase glutaminase subunit PdxT, whose translation is MTSPFPSVSPRTPGAPDAAGPAAEAAVPAPTQRAVVGVLAVQGDVREHIATIESLGARAVPVRRPSELAAVDGLILPGGESTTMDKLTRTFGLAGPLRELIAGGLPVYGSCAGMILLSDVIADPSTDRDGNPQQTLGGLDMVVRRNAFGRQRESFETDLAFAGLATTGPVAGEDPVRAVFIRAPWVEKVGADVEVLAQVPAAETPQAGPSGGVHDRDPQGAGASGADLEPVARIVAVRSGNLLATSFHPEVTGERRVHELFIRMIRGEA